One segment of Meriones unguiculatus strain TT.TT164.6M chromosome 3, Bangor_MerUng_6.1, whole genome shotgun sequence DNA contains the following:
- the Irx1 gene encoding iroquois-class homeodomain protein IRX-1 has product MSFPQLGYPQYLSAAGPGAYGGERPGVLAAAAAAAAAASSGRPGTAELGAGAGAAAVTSVLGMYAAAGPYAGAPNYNAFLPYAADLSLFSQMGSQYELKDNPGVHPATFAAHTTPAYYPYGQFQYGDPGRPKNATRESTSTLKAWLNEHRKNPYPTKGEKIMLAIITKMTLTQVSTWFANARRRLKKENKVTWGARSKDQEEGNLFGSDTEGDPEKVEDDEEIDLESIDIDQIDERDGDQSNEDEEDKAEAPRARIVPPTPVRDQSSPLSAAETLKSQDSPLGLAKEVSEPGSTRLLSPGAAAVGLQGAPHNKPKIWSLAETATSPDGAPKASPPPPPSHPSAHGPASGSPLQHPAFLPSHGLYTCHIGKFSNWTNGAFLAQGSLLNMRSFLGVGAPHAAPHGPHLTAPPPPQPPVQVAAGVLHGEKASARSSPALPERDLVPRPDSPPQQLKSPFQPVRDNSLAPQEGTPRILAALPSA; this is encoded by the exons ATGTCCTTCCCGCAGCTGGGCTACCCGCAGTACCTCAGCGCCGCGGGCCCGGGCGCCTACGGCGGAGAGCGCCCTGGGGTGCTGGCTGCGGCCGCGGCTGCTGCGGCCGCAGCCTCGTCGGGCCGGCCGGGCACCGCGGAGCTGGGAGCAGGCGCGGGAGCGGCCGCGGTCACCTCGGTGCTGGGCATGTACGCCGCGGCGGGACCGTACGCGGGCGCACCCAACTACAACGCCTTCCTGCCCTACGCCGCGGACCTTAGCCTCTTCTCtcagatg GGCTCTCAGTATGAACTAAAGGACAACCCCGGGGTGCACCCAGCCACCTTCGCAGCCCACACGACGCCTGCTTATTACCCCTATGGCCAGTTCCAATACGGGGATCCCGGGCGGCCCAAGAACGCTACCCGCGAGAGCACCAGCACGCTGAAGGCCTGGCTCAACGAACACCGCAAGAACCCGTACCCCACCAAGGGCGAGAAGATCATGCTGGCCATCATTACCAAGATGACCCTCACGCAGGTCTCCACCTGGTTCGCCAACGCGCGCAGGCGCCTCAAGAAGGAGAACAAAGTGACTTGGGGGGCGCGCAGCAAGGACCAGGAAGAGGGCAACCTCTTTGGCAGCGACACAGAGGGCGATCCCGAGAAGGTTGAGGACGACGAGGAGATCGACCTGGAGAGCATTGACATTGACCAGATTGACGAGCGTGATGGCGACCAGAGCAACGAAGACGAGGAGGACAAGGCAGAGGCTCCGAGGGCGCGCATAGTCCCTCCCACCCCAGTTAGGGACCAGAGTTCACCACTGTCTGCCGCTGAGACACTCAAGTCCCAGGATTCGCCCTTAGGCCTGGCTAAGGAGGTCTCGGAGCCTGGCAGCACCCGCCTGCTGAGTCCTGGCGCCGCGGCGGTCGGCCTGCAGGGCGCGCCTCACAACAAGCCCAAGATCTGGTCGCTGGCCGAGACAGCCACTAGCCCCGACGGTGCGCCTAAGGCGTCTCCCCCGCCACCCCCTAGCCACCCCAGCGCACACGGGCCTGCCAGCGGCTCGCCCCTGCAGCACCCGGCCTTCCTGCCCAGCCACGGACTGTACACCTGTCACATAGGCAAGTTTTCCAACTGGACCAACGGCGCGTTCCTAGCGCAGGGCTCGCTGCTCAACATGCGCTCCTTCCTGGGCGTCGGCGCGCCGCACGCAGCCCCTCACGGCCCACACCTGACCGCACCGCCGCCCCCGCAGCCGCCGGTCCAGGTTGCCGCCGGGGTGCTCCACGGTGAGAAGGCCTCCGCCCGTAGCAGTCCTGCACTTCCAG AGAGAGACCTAGTCCCCAGGCCGGATTCGCCCCCACAGCAGTTAAAGTCGCCCTTCCAGCCCGTGCGCGACAA CTCGCTGGCCCCGCAGGAGGGAACGCCTCGGATCCTCGCAGCCCTCCCGTCTGCCTGA